From Punica granatum isolate Tunisia-2019 chromosome 1, ASM765513v2, whole genome shotgun sequence:
TCCACCTTAATTTTCTCTCCCTTAATCACTAAAAAAAAGGccaacaaataataaataaataaatagataaaataaaaagaggctggattttctttccttccagCTTCGTTGGCAGCAGTTTGTTTGGTTTGCGGGTCAAACCGCGCCTCCGCCCgtcaaaagaaagaagactaCACAGTCGAGTAGACGActggaggaagaagacgagagagagagagagagagagagagagagagagagagagagagcgctATGAGgtgaaaaaccaaaaaattaaTGGCGGCAGAATTTTCCCTCCACTTTTGAAAAACCCTATGACCGTCATCATCTTCTCCATATCTATAAGGAATTCGTTTTCGAATTTCCCTCAATCCCCTCCTCCCGAAACCCTTCCCTCCATCCCCCAAAATCCTCTCTCTCCGTCGATCTTTATCTATCAGCTCCACCTCTATCACTCTGCTCTGCCGCTCTCCCGCTCCAGTCCTCACACCCATGGAGATCGAGACCGATTCCTGCCATAACCTCCTCCTCGAAGGCGGACCCAGCTCCCATCCGCCGAGGCCCTCCCTCCTCTGCGGCGAGGCCCCCAAAGCCGAAGCCGAAGCCGAAATCCCTGTGCTGATGGTCTCCCCCGTTTCTTCCCCCCAGAAAACCCTAACCGTCCCCTCGGCCCCCGCAGAGTTAGGCGGTCAGCAGTCGCCGGACCCGGATTCGCCCCCAGATCTGACAGAGTCGACCTCAGCTCAGCCGCTGATGCTCACCTGCGGGCCAATGTACCGTCCTTCGCGTTACACGTGGGGTCAGCCGTGGGAGAATCATCTCGACGGTTTCTCGCCTTTCGCCAGAAGAGTCATTCCGACTGGAGTCGTACGTTACTCATTGAATTTCACGTTGATTTTTATTACtgttgattgattgatttcgTGTCGGTCTAGTTGATATAGTTTGATTTCGTTATCTTCCagtttctttaattttctcgAGCAACTTTGGACTGTGTCGTTTTCTTTGAGCATAGTGCAGTCGTTCTTGTGTAAAGAATGTAAACTGCATGTAAGGAGATGGTGGGAATTCTTTTGATTGCCTTGCCGGTGATTTTCTTCGAAGGTTTGGTTTCTAAAATTCGGTTGCTTTATTGTGCTTCAGGGCGCCGGGCTGGATAATCTGGGCTTGACGTGCTTCGTGAATGCTGTTCTTCAATGTTTCACACACACTGTTCCACTTGTTCAGAGCCTTCGTTCTTGGGATCATGCCGATCCATGCGACCGTGAGTTTACACCCATTGCTTTATCACAATCTGAAGCTCGACCTTTTCTCTTGCATATTTTCGTTTAATAACTTAAGAAGATTTGTGATTTTCAGGTGATAGAGAGGGCTTCTGCCTTCTCTGTGTTCTTCGTGGCCACATTGAAATGTCTTTAGATTCCTCGGGCAAGGTTATTTCGCCTATGATATTAGTGGACAATTTGGACCGTATCCTTTCTCACATCTCTTCCTTTGCCAATTCTTCTACTTGTTGGCTTGTTGGTATTCTTCCATGATCTGTTGACATTTCAGCAAAGTAGCCTCCATTAGATCTTGATAGAAATATGTGGTTCTTGACTATACAAACCCAGAAATAGCATCCTATTTTCAGAGGCATCAGCAGGAGGATGCTCATGAGTTTCAGCAGGCCATGTTGGATAAACTGGAACGGTGTTGCTTGGATCAAAAGAGAGATTCAGACTCACCTCCCCCCAAGAACATAGTGGATGAGGTGTTTGGCGGCCGCCTCGTAAGCAAAGTATGAGTCTTGATATGTTACCTTCTTTTTCTCAGCGTGTTTTCTTGATCCGATTATAGCCAATACTCGAGGTTTTTGATTTTATTGTATCAATCAACAGCTGCAATGTTGCAACTGTGGTCACTGCTCTTTCACTTATGAGCCCTTGATTGATCTGAGTTTGGAAATTGAACATGCCGAGAACCTCACTGCTGCTTTAGAATCCTTTACCAATGTGGAAAAGATGGAAGATCCTGAATCGAAGTTCAGGTGCGAGAACTGCAAAGAGGATGTCTCTGTAGAGAAGCAGCTTCTTGTGGAAAAGGAACCTACTATTGCTGCATTGCATCTGAAACGATTCAAGAGTGATGGGCTCACTGTTGAGAAAATTGATAAGCACGTGCCTTTTCCCCTAGAGTTGGATCTTCGGCCCTTCATCAATGGCCATGAAAGTGATGTAAGTTTAGTTATTGAATATATCGCAGTAATTGTTTGGAGCATTGACTATGTAAGTTCGTTATCCCATTCTGCCCTCCTCCATGTGCAGGTGGAGCTGAAGTATCAACTATATGCGATTGTGGTGCATACTGGAATCTCGCCTACTTGGGGTCATTACTTTAGCTTCATTCGATCCTCTCCCGGAGTATGGCACAAATTCGATGACCATAAGGTACCTTTACATGTTCTTTGTGGTTCTAAATTAATATGAATAATTTGCCTTCCAACTTTTTCTGTTTTAGGTTTTTACTAAAACTTCTTCCCTCAAACCTTTCATTAACCGGTATCTAAAGCATGGCTGACAATATTTGGCATGTTATAATGCTTTCACTCACTTCTACGATAATTTAGGAGCTCTTCTATTATTAACCAAGTATTAATTTCTTATGCTGCAGGTTGTTAAGTTCGAGGAGGAATTCGTCCTATCTCAGGATGCCTACATTCTGTTCTATGCAAAGCATGACATTCCTTGGTTTTCAAGTTTGATGGAAGATCGGAAGATCGAATCTGATCTTATTTCGGAGACTTCCCCTAAGTCAGTTCTTGACAAAGTCGACACTCCCTACACTTTTCCGGCCATTCCCAATATGGAGAACTCCACCTTTCCTGTGGCTGTGACTGTTCACAAGTCCACTGGCATCTCTGCCCCAATGTCAGCTCTTGACAAAGCTCACTCTCCCGACAGACCAAACCCATCCCTTTCCAAATTTGAGAACTCCACATTTCATGAAACTGCTGGCACTGCCTTGGGAACCTCTGCCTCATTGTACTCAGGAAATTGTGGTAACACGGCTATGAATGAAGCTGGAGTTGATGAATATGGGTCTAATGAGTGCAGAAATGAAAGCCGCCATCtgatggaaaatttatttgtcAAAGagaaacaaggcaccgccggtGCCTCTGATGGAGATGATCGTGGCAATCACAGAGAGGATGAGCTTGAAACGGATGAGAATTTCCATCCTCTTACACCATCGGAGCCTTCATCTCCAGAATCTTCTCATACAGGCAAAAAATATCCAGGTATTATATATACTCCCTCCACAATAATGCCAGCTATTTGTGACCTGCTTCCTTGCTGACATGACcttccttttcaatttttcagaaACTCTGCGAAAATATGCTTTCAGACTGAAAATAAAGATTACTTACCCGGAAAATTAGACCTTTCACTTTTCCGTTGCTTCTTATGGTTTTCACTTTTCCATTTCGTTGAATCAATAAGCCACTGACAGACACTTCCTTTTTAGtgtctttttttccttgttttgTTGGAGGAATTGTCCTGAGACTTTTTAGCACGCAGGCATCTTTTCTGGAATAGATGAAACCTTAGACCCTATAGCCATAGCAAGATCCTTAAGATTCTTCTGAGAGATTTCTAACAAGTAGCAGTGTGCCTATTCATGTATTTTCAGAAGCGAGCAACAGGCCAAGCACAATGCGGCATCACAGGAAGATTGAGCGGTCGAGTTGCAGGAAACAGCTGAGCAAGACGCTAGAGAACGcgaagaagaaggaagctCTGAGGTATATGAGAGGGATGCCATTGGGTAGGGCCACGCAGTTTGTCCATGCCATGCTTGGTCCTCGAAGCCCCAAGTCGAAGAAGAAGCAGGCAAAGCGGAGGCTGGGTGCATCTCTCTGCGAAAGGACTAGCCCTTCGAGTGCTAGTCAAAGGTCTAGGTCTAACCAACCCTTATTACCTCCTCCAGTCCTCTGATCAGTCATTCTTTTTGGACCTTTTGAGACAGTCTCTGTTTATTGGATTCGTGAGATGTAAAGAGTAATCGATAATCTTGTTAAAGGCTTTATCTAGTCTTAGAGCTGCCTGCTGCTCCCTTTTCCTGTCGAAGACGGAAGTTTGAGGATGTAAATTGGGCTAATTTCTGACTCAAGCAATGGATCTTCAGGTTTTACTAGGAACCATTTGTGTCCATTTCCTTTCCGGTTTATCTAGAACATACAGTCCCACGAGAAGATATATCGACTACATTGACAGCTTGGTAACTGCCTTGTTTACTCTTTCAATTTAGACTCCGAAATGCCCTTttcgtatatatatgtttgccCATGAACTCCTCCAGCTCCTCGGGATTCAAGCTTAAGACACAATAAACTTCGCTATGACTCCTATCCTCCCTCTCCAATGACAGCATCTTATAGTTTCGgaagtacatatatatgtatgtgcgtgtgtatatatatattgttttttctttAGAGAGTATTTCCGGATTTAGATGGGAAAAGTTGTATTTGTCAACTCCCAAAAATAGAGCTGGTCCTGCTGATTTTTCGAGCAATGGAACACAGCAATTATTCCTCTAACAGGAAGAAAACAGCACAACAGAGAGCCACATTATGTTCCAGAAAGCCATAACCAAATTAAGCTTCCCCTGCAAAAGAGTTCCTCTTCCATGGAgctctcctcctcttcccccCTTCCCCGCCATTAGCCTCAATGCCCTCCTCATAGAACTCATACCCCTTCTCTCTTATTCCTCTCTGGCTGGTCTGGTGTTTCGGCTTTTCGGGTGTTCTAAGTTCGGTCGAACAACATGAGCTTGAACTGCCTCACCTGCCAGTGCCTGCAGAGGACCGATTCCAATGGCGATTACCGATCTGTCAAGGAGAATTGCCACAGCGTCTGCTGCCTCAGGGCTGAGCGGAACTGGTCGGGCCCGCTGCTGCATCCGTCCTATGAGCCGATCCTGGATAACAGTGGGCCCATCAACGGAGTTGCCAAGAAGAGGCAGAAGGCCCTCCGGAGGCTCAGCACTGGCGCCGTGACCTTTGGTGGGAGCGACTTGGGGGTGGGCACAGGTGATTTGGGTTCCCGGCAGCCAAAGTTGATCCGGAGTGGCGGGATGAGACGGGACTGGAGCTTCGAGGACTTGCAACAGATGCgaagggaagggaagagaaaagagaggcGCCAGCCATGATTAGCCCGAATGGACATATTACCAACATCATAGGATGACTCCCTTCCCAGGACTGAAGGgcaaaaaaatggaaaaataaaataagaacgCATCATCCCTTCCCCATTGCTTGTATCCAGAACTCAATTTTCTCTTTCGTTTCGATATCTGTAGTTTCTTTGTATCCTTGATCATATGCGCTAAGTCGAGTCGAAGTCTGATCGATCGGTCCAGCACGACAGACTTCCGTGTTTCCCCCCGGTGTttgtacaatatatataatatatatttatattgtttTTACGGTTCATTCGTCACAATATGATCTCTTTTTATCTACGTTTTGTTTCGCCAAATACCCTGTATTAGATTTCTGCATTTCTGCGAATCTATTAGAATAACAAATCGGTTTTAGATCAATTTACTGGAAATACTTGTATAGTGGTCGATGCACGTATAAGCCGAATTTTCTTTATGGAATTCGATCTCTGATTTCTGCACATTTTTAAGAATTCTCAGCTACTTTCCAGTTGCCACAGGTTGCCTGTGAACTTGGAACTCAAATCAATCAACGGTTCTCTCTCCACTATTGATCTTCTTTTTCCCATTCTTTTtccataaatagaaaaatgagtTCAGCTGTCTATTTTTATCAGAAACCATTGCTGTTAGAAAATAAACGAGCTTGTAACAGAATAGGAAGGAATCTTCAGAGGAAGGATCCGAATTCAATATGAAATTGTCTGGACATCGACGACGAGTACGACTAcatgaattctttttttttttcctcattgTTGTTTCATTTCTTTATGAAACGAAAGAGAAAGGAAATTGGCATTCCTAGAGGAAATTGGCATTTCAATTGCAGGAGAAGTTTTACGGGCCTAAAATATAATAGAGAGGAGGAGGATTTACTCGTTCCAGTTACTATGATGAAAGATCACATTTGAAACACCGGAATGAATTGGTTCTATAAtgtgaaatataattttattgagtGAAAAATGATCCGTTTTTCTAGTTgaacataaaaaagaaaacataaatgTGTAATTAAAAAGGATGAACTTATGTATCAAGATCTCAATTTAAACATTTAACCTctaagaaaatatatcatcATACTCAAATAAAAGCTAATTGAAATGGTGGAATGAGCATTACTTAAGTGTTTTGAAGAAAACACCATTCCATCAAGTTTGTGAAAATAGATCATTCTAATAGAATGCTCTTCCAACTCgacaataaagaaagaaatggaaaaaaaaattgatgaaatatCCATTCCATTTCATTCCTTTCGATTCCGATGTACTAAACCTCTTccaattataagaaaatacgAAATATAGTGACTTTTTGCTAATGTCCTTGTATACATAAAGGACTAGGGTAGATTGATCGAAGCCATATAGGGATACAGCAAGAGAAACCAAAACTTTTTGCTAAAAGGATTTTTGAGATCTTTATGAATAAGGAAAAAttcacttttggtcctcaataataatataataatattatccaTCTTCTATAAAGTATTTCAAACGCTCTCGTTTAGGCCTGGAGAGTCCCTTATTTTTTGCTACAGTCTTTATTTACCTTTTTACGCTCCCCTAAAAATTACTAATTTGACAACGAGTAAGTTTCTCAAACAGCCTCAATGAAAAGGAAGGCCAAGGGATTATATCATCGTAGACGGTTTTGAAGAAAGATGGAACCAGGAGAGTGAGAAGCAACCTCGAGGGATCGGCTACGTTTGGCGGAAGGATCAAAAAAGGGAGGTACAAATTTGAATAgaacatatacatacatacatatatatatatatatatatatatatatatatcaaaaacCTGTGCATCGCTCTTACTAGTGGATAAGGAAACgagtaaaataatataaagatGCCGGGAgggaaaaatgaataaattttgTAACATTGAGGATATGattgaaccaaaaaaaaaagtttaagaCGAAAACGATAAAGTAAGCGAAGGTTGAAGACCAAAAATGATGTTTTCACTATGGATAATAACTTTTTGGATAAAAACCACGGGTATTTTTAGCCTATCATCTGAATTAATTTCGTCCAAGTATCAGTTTGTTCTAGGCCACAAGGAGGTATTTCCGAGAATTGTGgtttaatgtatatatatatatacatatatttgtcAGATATATCATCTAAGGGGTGGTGGCGCAGTTGGCTAGCGCGTAGGTCTCATAGCTTCTGAGTTATCCTGAGGTCGAGAGTTCGAGCCTCTCTCACCCCACtaacctttttttattttttttttaaattaattttttttatgtgtatCATGATATTTGAAAGTACAATGAGCTCTTAACTAATATAGTTGAACTGGATCCGCCtattaagataataaaattCTTATAACGTGAATTTTTTCCCTTCACAAGGTTCAAATTGGAGACTTTTAACAAACGTCGAACAGTTTGAATTAATTCAtgtttattctttttaaatttatttcttaaaCTTGTTTTTCCCTTCACATTTTCATCCATTTGGCATTCGTCACGACGGCCCAACTTTTAACAAACGCCGAACAGTTTGAATTAATTCAtgtttattctttttaaatttatttcttaaaCTTGTTTTTCCCTTCACATTTTCATCCATTTGGCATTCGTCACGACGGCCCAAATTTTTATTGACCCGACAAACATAACCTACAAAGTTATCAGGTGAAGCGTCGATGATCGCATCTCACTTCAATAAATTAAGTACGTATTAGCTCATGCGTAGATGAGGTTACTCGAATATTGCTTGATTGACGAATAAAACTATAAAGCTCAAATATTTAGTTGTTTATTCTTCCTTAATACTTAAAAAGTCTAGGCTTACGTGGTGAAGACAAGTCTTAATTTGCTATTAAATTCTCATTAATATGTCACTGTCACTGTCCgaataaaatattgaaaatcgAGCTATCACTAACATTCCAAATCCTAACAAGATAACAATTTCTTAATCACTTTGGACTATGACTTAATCATATACATAGCTTACTTGTCCCTGGTAGATTTCATCACTTTGAATTTTAGCTGCTACGGAAGAAAGATTTCCGTATCAAACAAGTATAGAATACAAAGTAGCCagttgaaatttatttttacttaattagGACTTTAATAACGTGCACATGATGTGTCAAATTAGTCGTATGCTCCTAATTGTggaagtaaataaaaaaaatttgttagCAGTCGGTGATGCAGTAGGCAAATTACGCTCAATGTATGTGGACTTGTTAATTATCTGTAATGCGGGATTTCGAAAACTACCAAAAGCACTTTTATAGTTAAGATCAAGTCGATACACGAGCATGAATTAGTCTCAACCAGTTacgaaatatataatattagttCGCGATTCCAAATGTATATGTGCATGCATTTGCCTCCCATTTTTCCTTATACGAAGCCATCTTCAAAATGCCTGCGCCCATCGAAACCTAATGTTGAAGGGTTATTGAAACGTGTTGATATGATGATATGCATAATGCATGCCTGCCTAACTATCTCTATTTGTCGTCAGTTCGAAGATGGCTATAGAGAATTCcgattattatatatatatatccttccGGACTTAATTGATATTTATCAACATTAGAAAAGTCTATGCTGACCTTATGGGGACCAAAAAATCACCATTTTTCCTATTAGATGTGTCTTTATCGAGCCCAAAAAGCTAGAGTTGTAAATACCAATATTTTCTTTCTGATTTCGAGATGTGAACTTCTGCGCCTTCGTGTGGCAACGTAGCCCTTGAAAATATATCCttgaaattcaattttctttttcaatagaATGCGAGGTGAGCAAGACTCCTATATTTTTGGGATATGGTCGACTGAAATGAGGCGCAAACTTTTATATCCCCTCGACTTTGGACTTGCCGGGGTGCAGTTTTGCTCAGTACATAACTCTTCGTACTTTGCTTTGCTTTGATACTATAGAACGATACATTGCGACTGcgttattaattaatcgagCTATCCCAATGCAAAAGTTTTGAGAACTATTTCCTTTgtaatttttcgatgtggtGTTAAACCTTCAATACATGCCTCCGCATGTGGTGGTACATAGACCAAATCTATCGCTATCCAGACAATAAGGACAGATTCGGGATACTTCAGATTTCATCTCAAATTTggcatttcaaaatattagaCACCGAATTAAAAGGGACGCAGCACTGTGGTAAGTTTTAGGTTTCAAAATATACTAAATGGAACTATTCATACCTATTTATTGtttattaaaaattctatttcattgtaacATACTCATGAGACTTTCTATTAATCGAAATATTATGGGCAcgcatatatctatttataaatttaggGATGGAGAATTCCACCCCAAAGCCATCTCCAATTTAACGGAATATTCTGTCCAAgttagtgaaaaaaaaattctatccCGAAATCCGATTCCTCATCTTATCGGGATGTATCTGTCACTAATATCAACAGTTACAGTcgtataatatatagatatcacCTAAGGAGATAAACATTTGAGAAGATCTCACAGATTTatattctttatatatatatatatatatttatatcagaCTTATTGACCTTCCTCGTGATAAAAAGAGACGGAAACTTTTGAAATCGTTTACCCAATGTCCATGCTCACAACATTGCCTTCAtccttcacatttttttttcgtttatgtatttattaatAAGTGATAATAATCATAGAAAGAGGTTATGGCAACCTGTTTCCGCTGTGCTTGCAGAAGAAAATGGCGCACCTTTTTGACGTATCTAACATACCTCTACTTttcgagggaaaaaaaaatcccccaAGGAGCTCTACGAGAAATGTCGATTTGTTGGGAATAGTTTATTTTCGATTATAGCTCACGGGAATGTAATAGAATGACATATAAATTCTACTAACTAATAAAAAGAGTATAAGGAGTTTCACCGTGAAAATTAATCATGAAATATCTTGATTACTATGTGAAAATATGTGATTCTATGTTATACTCTCTTATTTTGATATAGTTTTAtttgattattaatttttttttctgactATACATTAAGTTCTATCCCTTCGGAGGATCTGTGGGCTCACAGAAGTGTTGGATTGGAGGATGGGTCCCCCGCTACGGCATGGGACGGTCAATGGAGATTGAGGGGGACGGTCActatcataaaattttaataatataaagaaCTTTACATATTATTCATcgattttaataaaattatttatcctCGCTCtcttaattcaaaaaatttatcgTCCTATTCTATCCATAAGAATGTAGCCTCATCGATTGGTTCCTTCCCCGCTTATATCAACCGTACATCTTGCAGCGATATGTTTATATTTGTTGAATTGCCGTTGAAAATACGGAACTCCTAAGCCTAAGGTGGGGAATGTCATCATTTTCTAGATCCGGGCATTTTGGGCATTACAACTTCTGCATTGTGTCGGTAGGGCCACCACCAAAGCCCCAATTATGCCATTTTCGTGGAATTTTATGGAGCAAATACTTTTTTTagtcattttttaaattgttaaattacaattaactatttattgataatccaacaCTTAAAAAAGCTAATTGTATCATATAACTGATTACACCATAAATCTCTCTTTTCATATTCCTTTATTCTCGTCCTCTTCCATTTTCCCCAAAGTTCATGGCTTCCCTTAATAAAAGaagtaaagaaaataaactGATTAGAGTATGCCTTCGAATTCGCAAGTGCCTATAAACTCGAGTGGTCCTACCTTCTTGTTGTGGCGCTTACCATAGAAGTGATGTGATCTCTCAaggaattttcaaatcttgACCCGACACATTATAAACAAATATCATAAGAGCGAGCAATTTCCAAATTTTCTCTCCCATCAATTTAGGGTATGTGGAcgatcttatatatatatgtaacggCAATTGTTATCTCAAAAAGCCTCAGAATCAATGTGAAATAGTATCACTCAGCTCAAGTGAGTTCATCGATGTCATGAGCCTTCGATATGGCTCTCTTTTGTAGCCGACGGTGGCCCGGACAAGAGTCTATTCAATGGTGTCTTCTTAGAGATTCTTGGTGGGCGACTCTCTATTTGTCCATGTAAATAAAGCAAGTAGCAGCACAGGGCGAGCATGACATTGTTCATCGTGTACTGTACGCAAGTACAGTCAGATTTCTTGATTggtcataaatatatatattttcaggtTACGAGAGAATCGGTTATTAATTTTTACCATAATTGATCTGCTATTAGTACTTCACTATAATATTctatcctatatatatatatatatattagattacAAGGGAATCGGTTATAATTTTTACCATGATTGATCCGCTACTACTTCACTATAATATTCTATCCTTTTCCTTATATATCAGCATTAaaacttatataaatatatgatttaaTGGCTGATGTAATGTAAACTAGAAAGTTGTTTGTTGGTTGctacaattatttttatttttacttttcgtCTTGAGCTTGGAGGTCGTTAGTCGTTACTCTGTACACCAGTTTACTTTATATTTCATACCGGTGAAGAATTTTTTTGATACGGCAAGCTGAATACttccgactaattcaatttaaatCGGGCTTAAAATTCTCTTTATTTATGGTAGTCATcaatgatgattttttttttcgatatgaAACTTGATATTCGAAAACTTAATTGGGTCCCGACTAATTCGATCAAATTATGACGATTcactaaggagtaaaactctcttaatatgaattttttacatcCATAAAGACTTAAAGCCtgagatattatttaaatggaataaaCGTATAATCGCTTGGATAAGTACAATGATAAATTTTGCATAAATAAAAACGTGCCATAATATGTAAACTGATAAATTGAGGATGGCGTGAGCCACCACAGTGGGGCCCGCAGGCACAGGGAATCTCCTGTCGGGAGGACAGGCGGCGCTGATTCCGCCCCGTTTGGGAAGCGGGGCGAGCCCCCCATCTCCCTGGCAAATCCAAATACCCAGACACCCGTTTCAGCGTAAAACCCGTGCCGGTCCGTCTGGTCCCACACCCAAAcaccccccctctctctctcttccccacCGAGAATTCAAGAAAAATCATTCATTTTCCTGTTGACTACTTGCGCCTGCGAGGTCTCCATCGGAGTCGTTGCCTTCTCTTTCTCCACCGGTTCCCAATTTCTATTCTAGGGTTTGCCTTCAACACCCCCACCTCAGTTTCTACCCTTCCCATCTCCCCCATCGAACGTCTTCTTCGGGAGAGAGAAAGTGGACCGCCCGTGAGTCATCTCCGTGGACTTCTTCTCCCACCGCTTCAAGTCAACCTACCCTGCAGTTTCTTCAATTCCCCCCCTCAATCAAATCCCTAGGGCTCCCTCACTCGCCAGTTCAGAATCGATTCCAATTGCTCCAGCAGCGGTTTCCCCGGAGAAAGTCTCAGTCTTGTTAGGAGGTAATTCGGTCTCCAGACTCTTTTGCTTGTAGGGTTTGATCTCTTTTGATAGGAAAGTCCAGCTGGTACTTGAAGCGTTGGGGGATTGAAGGTGATTTCACTCCGTTCGTATTCGGGGGTGGAGGCTGAGATATCGTCTAGCTGATTgctgttgctgatttgttacTGTTACTGAGATCTGTTAGCTGACTGATATAGAATTCGAAGCTCTTGCTTGGTTGCCCTGTGGCTTCTGAATGGTTGGCGAATTGCGGGTCGGGTCGTGTAGAATTTGCTGGCTTTAGTGAGTTTTTCTAGGGTTGGGTAGGTTAGAATGGACAATTCGAAGAACAGGCATAACAATGATCATTTGGGTGTCAACAAGATCGGGAAGAACATAAGGAAGAGCCCCTTGCACCAACCGAACTTCGCTAATACCAACACGAATGCGAACACCACCGCCAACACCAATACCGCCAGCAACAATCCTGCGAGGCAGCAGCCGCAGCCCCAAGTCTACAACATCAGCAAGAATGATTTCCGGAACATCGTTCAGCAACTCACCGGTTCCCCTTCTAAGGATCCCTTGCCACGACCCCCCACCAACCCCCCGAAATCTCAGAGTATGAGGTTGCAGAGGATTCGCCCTCCCCCTTTGACTCCCTTTAATCGGCCCCATGTTCCCCCTCCAGCTCCAGTCCCTGCACCTCAGCCGCCGCCGCCAGTCCCTTACAACAACTTTCCCAGGCCTGCTCAGTTCGGGGGGCCACCTCCACCCGGTCCTATGCCACCTATGGCAGCTCCGGTAGACCCATATACGCTACATCCGACCGAGTCTCCTGTTTCAGCTTACATGCGTTACTTACAGAATTCAATGTTGGATCCTAGCCCAGTAGGAAACCTGTCTATGCCTCCGCCTCAGGCTCATGCTTCGGGGTCCATGCCTACTCATCCTCCCCCACCTCCACCTTTATCAGGAATACTCCCTAACCCTCCTCCAGCTGGATTTCCTTCACCGCGGTTCAATGGCCCTGCGATGCCACCTAATGCTAACCTTCCTTTTCCGCATATGAATGGGCCAGCCCTCCTGCCCTCTCCGACTTCTCAGTACCCTTTGCCATCTCCGAGCAGTTACTTGAACTTGTTGTCTCCTAGGTCGCCTTATCCTCTGCTCTCTCCCG
This genomic window contains:
- the LOC116192417 gene encoding uncharacterized protein LOC116192417 produces the protein MSLNCLTCQCLQRTDSNGDYRSVKENCHSVCCLRAERNWSGPLLHPSYEPILDNSGPINGVAKKRQKALRRLSTGAVTFGGSDLGVGTGDLGSRQPKLIRSGGMRRDWSFEDLQQMRREGKRKERRQP
- the LOC116192416 gene encoding ubiquitin carboxyl-terminal hydrolase 21-like isoform X1 — its product is MEIETDSCHNLLLEGGPSSHPPRPSLLCGEAPKAEAEAEIPVLMVSPVSSPQKTLTVPSAPAELGGQQSPDPDSPPDLTESTSAQPLMLTCGPMYRPSRYTWGQPWENHLDGFSPFARRVIPTGVGAGLDNLGLTCFVNAVLQCFTHTVPLVQSLRSWDHADPCDRDREGFCLLCVLRGHIEMSLDSSGKVISPMILVDNLDQIASYFQRHQQEDAHEFQQAMLDKLERCCLDQKRDSDSPPPKNIVDEVFGGRLVSKLQCCNCGHCSFTYEPLIDLSLEIEHAENLTAALESFTNVEKMEDPESKFRCENCKEDVSVEKQLLVEKEPTIAALHLKRFKSDGLTVEKIDKHVPFPLELDLRPFINGHESDVELKYQLYAIVVHTGISPTWGHYFSFIRSSPGVWHKFDDHKVVKFEEEFVLSQDAYILFYAKHDIPWFSSLMEDRKIESDLISETSPKSVLDKVDTPYTFPAIPNMENSTFPVAVTVHKSTGISAPMSALDKAHSPDRPNPSLSKFENSTFHETAGTALGTSASLYSGNCGNTAMNEAGVDEYGSNECRNESRHLMENLFVKEKQGTAGASDGDDRGNHREDELETDENFHPLTPSEPSSPESSHTGKKYPEASNRPSTMRHHRKIERSSCRKQLSKTLENAKKKEALRYMRGMPLGRATQFVHAMLGPRSPKSKKKQAKRRLGASLCERTSPSSASQRSRSNQPLLPPPVL
- the LOC116192105 gene encoding protein HAIKU1-like; this translates as MDNSKNRHNNDHLGVNKIGKNIRKSPLHQPNFANTNTNANTTANTNTASNNPARQQPQPQVYNISKNDFRNIVQQLTGSPSKDPLPRPPTNPPKSQSMRLQRIRPPPLTPFNRPHVPPPAPVPAPQPPPPVPYNNFPRPAQFGGPPPPGPMPPMAAPVDPYTLHPTESPVSAYMRYLQNSMLDPSPVGNLSMPPPQAHASGSMPTHPPPPPPLSGILPNPPPAGFPSPRFNGPAMPPNANLPFPHMNGPALLPSPTSQYPLPSPSSYLNLLSPRSPYPLLSPGVQFPPLTPNFSFSSMAQSGILGPGPQLPPSPGQFFPLSPSGFFAMPSPRWRDQ
- the LOC116192416 gene encoding ubiquitin carboxyl-terminal hydrolase 21-like isoform X2; this translates as MEIETDSCHNLLLEGGPSSHPPRPSLLCGEAPKAEAEAEIPVLMVSPVSSPQKTLTVPSAPAELGGQQSPDPDSPPDLTESTSAQPLMLTCGPMYRPSRYTWGQPWENHLDGFSPFARRVIPTGVGAGLDNLGLTCFVNAVLQCFTHTVPLVQSLRSWDHADPCDRDREGFCLLCVLRGHIEMSLDSSGKVISPMILVDNLDQIASYFQRHQQEDAHEFQQAMLDKLERCCLDQKRDSDSPPPKNIVDEVFGGRLVSKLQCCNCGHCSFTYEPLIDLSLEIEHAENLTAALESFTNVEKMEDPESKFRCENCKEDVSVEKQLLVEKEPTIAALHLKRFKSDGLTVEKIDKHVPFPLELDLRPFINGHESDVELKYQLYAIVVHTGISPTWGHYFSFIRSSPGVWHKFDDHKVVKFEEEFVLSQDAYILFYAKHDIPWFSSLMEDRKIESDLISETSPKSVLDKVDTPYTFPAIPNMENSTFPVAVTVHKSTGISAPMSALDKAHSPDRPNPSLSKFENSTFHETAGTALGTSASLYSGNCGNTAMNEAGVDEYGSNECRNESRHLMENLFVKEKQGTAGASDGDDRGNHREDELETDENFHPLTPSEPSSPESSHTGKKYPVCLFMYFQKRATGQAQCGITGRLSGRVAGNS